A stretch of the Bacteroidia bacterium genome encodes the following:
- a CDS encoding NADH-quinone oxidoreductase subunit D, with product MSEPVFKFREKVSPEFFPKHQEAIYKRLVTKHSHVEFDESDPLGTQMILNIGPQHPATHGVLRVVTKLEGESIAKCVLDLGYLHRGIEKLAEYKTFQEFMPYTDRIDYLSPYSNNVAFCLAVEKIAGIEAPPRAQYIRTLACELARISAHLLWIGTMVMDAGALTMFLYSFRERENIYTIFDKLAGVRFTVSHCRIGGIQFDISDETIAMIRNFTKNFRKELSDWRKFLNKNAILINRVKDVGIVTKEEAIGFGFTGPCLRASGVPFDLRINEPYLVYNELDFAIPVRTEGDCLARYLVRFDEMDQSVNLIDQCLDKLPKGDIRVDNAKQTFPSKNEVYYSMEALIHDFMMTDVGVCPPPGVSAYHAIEAPKGELGFWIRSDGTGSPWRIKMNSPSFTNLQVLERMMEGAMVADTVVLIGSIDPVMGEADK from the coding sequence GGAATTTTTTCCTAAGCATCAAGAGGCGATATATAAGCGATTAGTAACCAAGCATTCTCATGTAGAGTTTGATGAAAGTGATCCGTTGGGTACCCAAATGATTCTGAATATTGGGCCGCAGCATCCGGCTACACACGGGGTGCTACGGGTCGTTACAAAATTAGAGGGAGAATCTATAGCAAAGTGTGTTTTAGATTTAGGATATTTACATAGAGGTATTGAAAAGTTAGCAGAATATAAGACTTTTCAAGAGTTTATGCCTTATACTGACCGCATAGACTATCTTTCTCCGTATTCTAATAACGTAGCTTTTTGCTTAGCTGTAGAAAAAATTGCGGGGATAGAGGCTCCTCCTCGGGCACAATATATCCGTACCTTAGCTTGTGAGCTTGCCAGAATCTCTGCCCATTTGCTGTGGATTGGTACAATGGTGATGGACGCAGGTGCGCTAACGATGTTTTTGTATTCCTTTCGGGAACGCGAAAATATCTATACAATATTTGATAAGTTAGCCGGAGTTCGATTCACGGTAAGCCATTGCAGAATCGGCGGTATCCAATTTGATATTAGTGATGAAACCATCGCAATGATTCGGAATTTTACCAAAAACTTCCGCAAAGAATTAAGCGATTGGCGTAAGTTTCTTAATAAAAATGCAATCCTGATAAATAGGGTGAAAGATGTTGGTATCGTTACTAAAGAAGAAGCTATCGGTTTTGGGTTTACCGGCCCGTGCCTTAGAGCCAGTGGTGTGCCATTTGACCTAAGAATTAATGAACCTTACTTGGTTTACAATGAATTAGATTTTGCAATACCTGTTCGCACCGAAGGCGACTGTTTAGCGCGATATTTAGTTCGCTTTGACGAGATGGACCAAAGCGTTAATCTGATAGATCAGTGTTTGGATAAATTACCGAAGGGTGATATTCGTGTAGATAATGCAAAGCAAACATTTCCGTCAAAGAACGAAGTGTATTATTCTATGGAGGCCTTAATCCATGATTTTATGATGACTGACGTGGGTGTGTGCCCGCCGCCGGGTGTATCTGCTTATCATGCGATAGAGGCACCCAAAGGTGAACTCGGATTCTGGATACGTTCAGACGGCACAGGGTCTCCTTGGCGCATTAAGATGAACTCACCGTCATTTACCAATCTTCAAGTTTTGGAACGTATGATGGAAGGGGCTATGGTCGCTGATACCGTTGTGCTAATTGGATCTATAGATCCTGTGATGGGTGAAGCTGATAAATAA